The genomic region ATGGAATACTGGGATTTAAATCAACGGTGCGAACGGGGTTTACGCGGCCAGTTGATGTGTTATGGGTTCACATACTGTGGATACAAAAGGAAGACAAGAGTAATTATCGGTCACAAAACCTTTCTTGAAATACTTTCCCAGCAGGACGAGCAACATCAGCACGCTGGAGATATTTTGTAAGAACAGGAGATCCTTTtagtatttgtgtgttttctctcagtttttaCTGTGATACAAAAACGTCTTACAAAAATTACATTCAACTAAGGAAATTTTTCAATTTCTGAAAAAAGTGCTTTTGTATAACTAATAATGTAAGTTTCCTTCTCGCTatttttgttgctttgtctcTATTCAGGTAGTTTGTTTCtagacaaaacactgcaaaggaGGTTCACAGTAATGTGGGTTAACAGTTGGTGGCCAAACCGTTGCACTTTTCACGTGAAGAAAAGTGCACATTAAGTCAGGTGATCAAGGCGTGCAGGAGTCACTTCCAAGGAACAGCAGCTACCCAGAGGATTGGCTGAATTAGTGTGGGCGGTGGGGGTTGTAGTCTGAAAGCTTATGTGATGCTGTCCTTGGAAGAGGACAAAGGGGACGAGAAGAGGGGGCATATGTCACAACAACcgggagggtggtggtggtggaggaggggaGTAGAGTTTATGGCAATACTGGCTCAGGTCGGCCTAATTTACTCTAAAGTTGGCAGGAATCCAAGCTGGACCAGCATCTAAGACATTGTTTTTCCAACACGATGCAGCCAGCGTTGGAGTCCTACTGCTGTAAGGAGATGTGGTCGGAGGATTGGGGTACATAATCCAGCAGTGAGGGCATATCTCATGCCTCCATATACTGTGGGGGAGGCTCCTTCGGTGGGATGGCAACAGCTTCCTCGTATGGTGGCAGCAGAACCTGaagtaagaaaacaaaagtagCTGAGTTCCAAATCATCACTTAAAAACATGCTGACTCTTTGCTTTCACTTCCACTTGGTGAGTGCTTACACACAAGTTGGCAACATCCATTCAAACTGTGAGCGACCACCTAAATGCTAGGTGGCCCATGCAAGGAGTTTTCAGGGCAGTATAGACTTCTCTCTGAACAATAAATACAGAAAGAAGCCTCACACAACCACTCACCAGCCAGTGGGGAATACATATTTTTCCCTAGCAAGCAGTGGGTACCAGGGGATCGCTGACCAGTGTCTAGAGCCTGTGTCAGTTGAGCTTTAGCAGCTGATTTCACAGCGACTGCCAGCAACATCTAGCAATCTGTTGACAAATACTCATTTTTTCCCTGGCAACTGGTGATTGTCAGGCGGTTGCTAATGGTCTCTAAGGCTGTGTGACCAGAACCTGAAAGCGATGTGCTGGTACTGTCCAGAGCCTACATGTTGTACCCATTTACTGACAGCAGGGGGCCAAAAATGTGAACAACTGGTCCATGGGATGCTGTGTTTATGCTGTTGTTAATAGACAAAGAGCTTCACTGTAGTCAAACGAAGCTACAAACAATTAAAGccgtttacatttaaaatgtactgTAAATATTTCATATTGTACAGTTTGTagaggaaagaggaaaaaaaactgaggtACTCCATAAGAGGTCCAAGTTCATTTATATACAACAAAACCAGAATATAACCCAAATATAAACATTTTGCTTCTATAAACTAAAATGCAGTGTAATAAGATTACTTTAAAGTGTTGAAACTGGACACTACTTTTGCAGAATTTAAATTTCACCTGCTAAATATGCAACACGTTACACCATATCACATTGTAAAGTGGTATAGCTTCCTTTGGAGTTTTTCGTCTCCATCCAATAGACCCTTATTCCATACCCATAGAAGACAAGCTGCAAGgatagcacacacacaaacgcacacacagggCCCTGCTTTACAGGCCAGGCTGCACTCTTCTCTCTATCAGAGCTCCTTCTCTGTAAATGGTGTTATAAAACCAGTACTGCTGCTAATTCAGTGAAAgtgtgagaaaaaaagaaaagaaaaaaagaatacgcTCTGAGGGGATGGAACTGTGAAACAGCCAGGGATGGCCGGCAAACATATCACAGAGAGGGTTTGAAATAAAGCAGACAAGCAGACAATTATGTAACATGTCCAGAAGAAGGGGAAGGACAGAGGTATATAAAGAGAAGggacagaaaaaaatcacagagaaagagagagagaaacgaCCCTTGTGCATTTTAATGGCATTTATATAAAAGCACTGCAGATAAACAGCTGGGTACTTGATGTTGGTGCTTGTAAAAAGCCATTTAGACACACCTCCAGCTCCATAACAGTAAAAATAGACGCAATGCTCCATTCAGCTGTGTGTGGACACAGGAAACGCAGCGATAAATCCACATCATTATTAAGGCCAACGAAAGCTATTTTAACCTGTTTATGTGACACAAATATTTGTTGAACTTAAACCATTTGTTGTCACATAGCTCTCTTATTGAAATTCACAATGCTTATGCTGCAGCCTTCAGGTTTTTCAGCTGTTccaagtctttcttttttttttttaaataaatattctaaataaatatttgaatttttaGTCAACATTTATCCAACTATATACACAATGCtaaattaatacatttatatatacacacagagatgttTTGGTTTACATTAGCCAActaaagtgtttctttttagatttGTTTCGTGTATTTAATTAGATGTTTAGGTATATTCATACATTcactgagattttcacaggattttcactgattttataaataataaatgaaggAATCTCTGTACGTGTCTCTTTGTGTTGACCTTAATATACTTCACATTTGCCAGGTGCGTTTCTGGGGACATAAAGAAGTCTAAAATTAAGGCATTGACTCTACATTTACCTGCTAATCCACTAGACCCgctaaattattttcttttttcttcggATATATCTAAGAGTCAGTATAATTCTAGATTAAgtatttgcttgttttcttaATCTTCTAATTTAATTCCACTAAAATAAACACAACTTGTTTCTCCACAGAGACAGTGGAGAGAGTGACTGGCACGTATCTGATAGTTGCTAAAAGGCCATATGATACACAATATGACTTCAGCCCCTGCTGGATTAGCTGCCGGGTGTGCAGTCTGTTTCACAAGGTGAAAAACGTCAGCAGCGTGCAGCAGGGCCATGGCGGCACAAGGACAAAGTGACAGATGAAGTGCTGCGTACTGAGACGACAGCGGCTGTGAGACAGATTAATGTCTTGTGTATCATCCTGGAGGATTACAAACGGACAAATGGAAACCGTGACTATGGTAAAGCCTTTCAAAAACCTTGTGAGTGATCGCTGATGGGGGGCATGTGGAGTGGACTATACCCAACTCTAAAAAGCCAGCCAATCACACCTCAGGACAACCTACAGGGTCTACTATACAGTGTCCCATCACTGACTATATACAGCATAAACTAACATTAAAGAATTTAAATACAATTACTAGCCACTGTATAACCTGCAATGCAACTTAAGTACATAATGTGACACAAGTAGACAATTTATACATTTTAACCAGAAGGCTCTTAATCACTTTAATTTCTCAATATAATAGCGCCTCACTGGTTAAACCTTACTATATAGTaattatacatttatataaaaaagtTGGACTCTACAAGATTTTATGCTCAACACATACCAGCTCCATCTTTGAAAAAGTCAAATTTATCCAACAAAAATTCGGTTAATTTCTCAATATAATAGCGCCTCACTGGTTAAACCTTACTATATAGTaattatacatttatataaaaaagtTGGACTCTACAAGATTTTATGCTCAACACATACCAGCTCCATCTTTGAAAAAGTCAAATTTATCCAACAAAAATTCGGTTACTGCCgtatttaaagaaacattttcaaCGTTCACTTTGGTGCTACTGTAAGTTGGTTTCATGTACAGCcagcaaaaacattttaagagacaATAAGTTCACTTATGAATGGATCACTTTGCTTTCTGCATTCTTTTTAATAGATAATTTAACTGAAATAACACAGACACTGAAGAAAACATCTAAATCTGAGGTTAAACAGTTACACTTTAAAATCTATAACCAGTAACCAATCTATAACCATTATTTTGtctatattattattttgtttatgtatttaaatcAAAGTGACTTAGagttctttgattttttttcattctgaatctatgaaaaactCCTACTAAAATGCTCTACTGTGAagagtttatatttttattgcagCTAAATAATCCCTGATTATTGTCGAGACTAGAATTTGATATATTTTAGTGAAGTTAATGTGTCAAACAACGAGATGAAAGTGACTTTTCTAAGTGTACATTTTTGCTAATATAATGAACAGAGAGCTTTCAAACCAAAGTGTAAAAATCAATGCTGTGCAAATGCAATAAAATGAAGTTCTGACAGCAGAGGGACTGTTAGTGTGTCCTTGAGGTGAAACGCTGGTGGGTGGCTAAGCGGACTCACCGTGGTGTCGTTTGTGGTGACATAAACCAGGACCTCCGTGGTGCCCCTGCCGCTCACATATCTGTAGCAGTTCCACACACAGCCGATCAGGTAGGCCTGTCACAGGAGGTGAGAGCAAACAACACACAATGACCTTTAGAAACACTCTTCATCATTACAGATGCTGCTTGCTGTGATCTCATCCATTTATCAACATTAGTCATGACGACGGCAGAgatgcatcatattgctgttaCAGACTGGTGACACATGGTGATTCAATTCATCTGTTAAAAATTAAGACAGTTTTATGTTTGGGCATTTTCCTGGATGTGCCTCTAACATTTGACCAAAAGCTCCTGTTTCTCTGAGCTTTTGCCTGCACTGAGGTTTGTTCAGCTTGGCAAAGGAAAAGGAGTTccattgtgtatgtgtgtgtgtatgtgagcagCCTGCTGAGTCCTCTGCCAGCAGTAAGAGCAACTAACAAGAAAGCCAAGCAGAGCATAGCCAATTACTTTAGCATCTTCTGAGCTGACCTCCTCAAAGAAAGCAACAATCTACATAtatttaaaatgctgacagcacAGCTAGCTCTACTCCTCGGGGATGTTTATTGGTTTTGTTCATCATTTTTTCTCTGCTCActattcaatattttttttgtttgtttatgaggAAAATAATGAGTAGTTGCACAGTGGCCTGGCAAAATCTGCAGTTAACCATCTTGTCCTTTTACTTTGtatgcctcttctctctctctctctttagtCACAGAAACATTCATCCATTCACATTTCCTCTGCTGCTTCATCTTCAGCTCCTTTCTCCCTCCAGCTTTTCCTCTTCCTGCCTGTGACATTTATGCCAAATGCAGTCAAGTGGAGGATGTTGGCTTTAGCAGGGACTTTAGCAGGTGTTTGCTATGTTCTGACAGCTGAATGTGTCCTTGAGGACTCACATCTGGCGTCTTTCCAGCAGACTCACATATGATCTACATAGAAGGCAGCAGCTCATACATACTGTACATTCAACccattaatataaatgagtttcaatccatttttctTGGCAAACGGCACAGATCTATAAGCTCTTTTTAAAGCAGACTTTTTCAGGGAATAAGCAGCCAGACTATCCCACAGACTGAAAGCTCAAGATTCTAAGACATGACATTTATAACTCTTTTGCCTGCGAGTCCACTAGTGTGTCTTCCAGTGGCTGCTTCCTGTCATAAAATTCCGGCTCCGgctttggatatctgccgagaACACTTCTAATCTCAGCTTAGAAGGGAAATAACTTGATTTGATTGTACAGATGACTGCAACTTCATGCCCCATCTCGTCCAAGAGCCCCAGAGCATCGCTCCGCCTGGAAAATCATCCAAGCATTAAAGGAGAATTTGTTTGATGGGAGTTGGTTTCCTGCTGTCCCTGACCCGCTGCTCTCTGACTGTGTGATGAGCTCAAGAGGAGCATTTACAATAGCACATTCATTAAACATGCCATATGGTTGGTTCTGCTATGAGATGAGCACAGTGTGAGACTTAATTGCCTTAACTACACTACAATGTGAGGAACAAATGATAAAAGGACGTTTCCAGAGTGAACAAATACTCAGTGAGTGTTCTGGagtatttgttttctgtgtatttgtacAGTTTTACACGAGATACAAAAGTAAGCTATGCTAGAATATTTATCCTTACCTTGAAGGACAGGATGCAGCCGATGAAGAGGAGGACTGCAAAGACTAGGCACATGTTGTTGGTGGACATGATATCCTCTTTGTATGGAAATGTCCCCGGCTGGAAGGGAAAGTGGGACAGGAGAAGATGAAATACGTCAAATGTAAAAAGCAAAGAGAAATGTTGGACCTAAAACACACAACTGGCcctttaaaacataaataaagaaatataaaataaaaaaatctcagttaaTCAGTATATTAGCACCTAATCTAATAACTAAGCATCTTAAattcccattaaggtgaagatCGTTGTTAAGGTGGACATTTTAGTTGGAATGAAACTGTCCTCACCAGCTGCTGGAGATAGTCCTGCACCGTGTTGGGGTAAACCACCACACTAATGGCTACCAGTGTATTAAGGGCAAAGTCAAAGATTTGGTAGCAGAAGAATGGAATGATCCAAGCAGCGTGTTGCTATAGAGGAGAGATTCAGATCAGATAAAAACACTCTGTTAGTTTTCCCAAGTTCAGATTTGTGCTTGAAGGTCatttgcttttgttcactcaCCTTGTAAGCACCGTATGTCGCCATGCCACATATAAGAATCATGAGTAGGGATATTGCAGTGGCTATGCAGATATCTGAGGAAAGACAAACATACAAAGCAATGGCATGAGAACATGTCACCTTTAATGCTTTCTCTGAAAGACATTGTACTCATTGGTGATCAGATCAGCGACTGAAGAAATAAAGGCTTTTTGTGTCTTCTACTTTACAATTAAGCTCTGATGGTATAATGGTTAGAAAATATATGAAAACTTTCTGTTTGAACTATACACACTGTGTTGAAAGGGGCAGATTagctttgtttgatttttgtagGACTAAATTAGACCAGCTAATCAGAGTTCGTTTTTATCTGTAGGAGTTTTTGATGACTTATGTTTTGCTCCCACAATAAATCCTGCAATTAATAGGCAACGTTAATTACCCTGTGGCCTCATTAAAGTAAACTATCCACACTGCAATCCTTTAAAATTGACCATACAAAACAGTGACAGGTAAAAAAgtcatatttatacatttataaattataaatgaaTATCTGGCCTCACACCAAAATTTAGCTgggagacttaaaaaaaattaaaaacatcgTTGCATTTAATACTAATTTGGGTTGCTAGGAATAAATTCAATTGTGAGTAGTATTGCAGGTTAAAAAGATATATTTATGTGTTAACACTCCTACACCTTTTCCAGGTTGTTTCCGTGAAATCCGTTTGGGGTGAAGGCTTTTCCGCTGAGGTGTGCTGGAATTTTTTAGATTAACATATATTCATGTCATGAAATGTTGTCACGGTAAATGTTTTACAAAAGAGAATATTTCTGATATCCAATAATACAGATCAATGTCTTCCAGTGCACTATCAACGTAGCCAGACTCCTGTTCACTTTTCCTGCTACCTGAAGCCAACCCaacaaacaagagaacaagtacaCCTTTCAATGCCAAGCATGACTCCAAACACCACAGATCACATGCTAGCATCTACATCACATACCCAAATACAGATCACAAAGCAATGCTAGATGCAAACTGGAGCAAATATGCTGATTTAAAAATACAGGCAATTGGAGGCTCTAAAGAGgacatggattttttttttaaaaaaaagcaccttAAGTAATTGCACTATCTTTAGCCCTCAATCTGCTTTGGACATAACACGATCAACATGTGGGTATCGTTATGCAAGAGTTGTCCTTCTCACGTTCACATTACAGCTGTGAGAATCCCTGATGCAAACACTCGTCGCTATCAGTGTAGCACTCAACAAACATCGCTAACATGTGGCCGAACCAggatatctgtgtgtatgtgatgGTGTGTAAGAAGGATCCCAGATCTCTACTGGGAGAAGCTATACTGACTAATAAGTGCTTGTACTGACAGTGAACTATATTAGTTATTATTCCATAACTTCACAAGCTTCA from Pelmatolapia mariae isolate MD_Pm_ZW linkage group LG22, Pm_UMD_F_2, whole genome shotgun sequence harbors:
- the laptm4b gene encoding lysosomal-associated transmembrane protein 4B, translating into MISPWDRWYSTSCCLCCHVRTGTIILGIWYMLINAVVLLILLSALNDPVQYRYHLTSSELGTDIDVMDDANICIATAISLLMILICGMATYGAYKQHAAWIIPFFCYQIFDFALNTLVAISVVVYPNTVQDYLQQLPGTFPYKEDIMSTNNMCLVFAVLLFIGCILSFKAYLIGCVWNCYRYVSGRGTTEVLVYVTTNDTTVLLPPYEEAVAIPPKEPPPQYMEA